In Aureibaculum algae, the following are encoded in one genomic region:
- a CDS encoding peptidase domain-containing ABC transporter — protein MRIKIHNQQQDQSDCGVVCLKTVLNYFESDSPLERLREYSGTSSNGTTMLGLLQCANKVGLMTKGYEATLDDLKETKEIAILHTVIENELYHYIVCFGYNEKNDTFLISNPSSSKAGYISSKELDIIWQSKALLICKPSEYLPKKKSVRKQKISWLFTYIKEDLNLLSMALLLGVLLAVLSLATAVYSQKLIDVLLPSKDVFKIYASVALLFFLFLVTAFISYIRSIFLIRQSKDFNIRVIGYFYGNLLKLPKSFFDTRKIGDMIARMNDTSRIQRTVANIIGNIMIDILMIFVSTIAIFSYNKMLGYITLFWIPIFTLIVFYFNPKIIKAQRLTMQAYAKNESNYIDTIQGIETIKANNKGLNFSNKTKSVYEFFQTSIYNLGKLGMNFGIANQLISSIFIIVTISFSIYLVLNGSITAGVIIAILQLVGILMGSTSNLAMANIQIQEAKIAIDRMFEFTSLESDSNKGFNIESFQSLEIKTLSFRFAGRSQLLKNINLHIKKGEFVAVVGESGSGKSTLGQIIQQFYPFENGTIIVNNKHELKSISTEHWRNIVGVIPQEINIFSGNVIDNILLGSKDNPENVVKFCQENGFEKFISELPQGFATLLGEEGINLSGGQKQIIALARVLYKKPQFLILDEATSAMDRNTEKFTINLISKLKKDIAVLFISHRLHTLKNTADRIYVLENGIITSQGNHELLLESTNFYSEFWEDLILK, from the coding sequence ATGAGAATTAAAATACATAATCAACAACAAGATCAATCTGATTGTGGTGTAGTTTGTTTAAAAACTGTACTTAATTATTTTGAAAGTGATAGTCCTTTAGAAAGATTAAGAGAATATAGTGGTACTTCTTCCAATGGCACAACCATGTTGGGTTTATTACAATGTGCCAATAAGGTTGGTTTAATGACAAAGGGCTATGAAGCTACATTAGATGATTTAAAAGAAACAAAGGAGATAGCGATTCTACATACCGTTATTGAAAATGAATTGTACCATTATATAGTTTGTTTTGGTTACAATGAAAAAAATGACACCTTTTTAATCAGCAACCCTTCAAGTTCTAAAGCAGGATATATTTCATCGAAAGAGTTAGATATAATTTGGCAATCTAAAGCTCTATTAATATGTAAACCTTCTGAGTATTTGCCAAAGAAAAAAAGTGTCAGAAAACAGAAAATATCTTGGTTATTCACCTACATTAAAGAAGATTTAAACTTATTGTCGATGGCACTTTTATTGGGTGTACTATTGGCAGTATTAAGTTTGGCTACCGCTGTTTATTCTCAAAAACTCATTGATGTTTTATTACCTTCCAAGGATGTTTTTAAAATATATGCAAGTGTTGCATTATTGTTTTTCCTTTTTCTTGTTACAGCCTTTATCAGCTATATAAGAAGTATATTTTTAATAAGGCAAAGTAAAGATTTTAACATAAGGGTGATAGGGTACTTTTATGGTAATCTACTAAAGCTTCCAAAATCTTTCTTCGATACAAGAAAAATCGGTGATATGATTGCTAGAATGAACGATACAAGCAGAATTCAGCGAACTGTTGCCAATATTATTGGAAATATAATGATTGATATTTTAATGATTTTCGTATCCACCATTGCAATTTTTAGTTACAATAAGATGCTCGGTTATATTACACTCTTCTGGATTCCCATTTTCACTTTGATCGTCTTTTATTTTAATCCAAAGATAATAAAGGCCCAACGTTTAACGATGCAGGCTTATGCTAAAAATGAAAGTAATTATATCGATACCATTCAAGGAATTGAAACTATAAAGGCTAACAATAAAGGGTTAAATTTTTCAAACAAAACGAAATCTGTTTATGAATTTTTTCAAACATCAATTTACAATTTAGGTAAATTGGGTATGAATTTTGGCATTGCTAATCAACTTATTTCCAGCATATTTATTATTGTCACCATTAGTTTTAGCATTTATTTGGTTTTGAATGGCAGTATTACCGCAGGTGTAATCATTGCAATTCTACAATTGGTTGGAATTTTAATGGGTTCGACCTCAAATTTAGCAATGGCAAATATTCAAATTCAAGAAGCCAAAATTGCTATAGATAGAATGTTTGAATTTACATCATTAGAATCAGATAGTAATAAGGGTTTTAACATAGAATCTTTCCAATCTCTAGAAATTAAAACCCTCTCTTTCCGTTTTGCAGGTAGAAGCCAATTACTAAAAAATATCAATTTGCACATCAAAAAAGGAGAATTTGTCGCTGTTGTTGGGGAAAGTGGAAGCGGCAAAAGCACATTGGGGCAAATTATACAACAATTTTATCCTTTTGAGAACGGAACGATAATCGTCAATAATAAACATGAACTTAAAAGTATTTCCACAGAGCATTGGCGTAATATTGTGGGTGTTATTCCTCAAGAAATTAATATTTTTAGTGGAAATGTAATAGACAATATTTTATTAGGAAGTAAAGACAATCCAGAAAATGTGGTTAAGTTCTGTCAAGAAAATGGTTTTGAAAAGTTTATATCAGAATTACCTCAAGGATTTGCCACCTTATTGGGAGAAGAAGGTATCAACCTCTCCGGTGGACAAAAACAAATAATTGCTTTGGCAAGAGTATTGTATAAAAAACCTCAATTTTTAATTTTAGACGAGGCTACTTCTGCAATGGACAGAAATACTGAAAAATTTACTATTAACTTGATATCAAAGTTAAAGAAAGATATCGCCGTTTTATTTATTTCGCACCGCCTACATACCTTAAAGAATACCGCTGACCGTATTTATGTATTGGAAAATGGTATTATTACTTCTCAAGGTAATCATGAATTGTTACTAGAATCTACTAATTTTTACAGTGAATTCTGGGAAGATTTAATTCTCAAATAA
- a CDS encoding dihydrofolate reductase family protein translates to MQKIIYYVASSLDGFISGKNNDISQFIQKGEGVEKYQNDLLKFKVVIMGRKTYEFGFQYGLQAGQPVYPKMEHFIFSESMEIENMAPTVHVEEMSIDRVKKIKAHATSDIYLCGGGNFAGWLLDHGMIDQLKIKLNPIVLGEGVRLFGTSKSTNKWKLIETKSFKDGLVNLTYDKK, encoded by the coding sequence ATGCAAAAAATTATATACTATGTAGCAAGTTCACTTGACGGATTTATTAGTGGAAAGAATAATGATATTAGTCAATTTATTCAGAAGGGAGAGGGAGTTGAAAAATACCAGAACGACTTATTAAAATTTAAGGTTGTTATAATGGGTAGAAAAACCTATGAATTTGGTTTTCAATATGGGCTTCAAGCAGGGCAACCCGTATATCCTAAAATGGAACATTTTATTTTTTCAGAATCAATGGAAATAGAAAATATGGCACCTACTGTTCATGTTGAAGAAATGTCCATCGACCGTGTAAAAAAAATTAAAGCACACGCCACATCAGATATTTATTTATGTGGTGGAGGAAATTTTGCTGGATGGCTTTTAGATCATGGAATGATTGATCAACTCAAAATTAAGCTGAATCCAATAGTTTTAGGAGAAGGTGTCCGTTTGTTTGGAACTTCTAAGTCTACGAACAAATGGAAGTTGATTGAAACAAAATCCTTTAAAGATGGGCTTGTAAATCTAACTTATGATAAAAAATAA
- a CDS encoding SIMPL domain-containing protein (The SIMPL domain is named for its presence in mouse protein SIMPL (signalling molecule that associates with mouse pelle-like kinase). Bacterial member BP26, from Brucella, was shown to assemble into a channel-like structure, while YggE from E. coli has been associated with resistance to oxidative stress.) has product MKNLIVHIIFLATTMLTFAQENIPYIEVSGIVNTEMTTERYVLNIEITDFIKYDNLPENVNKQVVKFLKTKENYFKKLKDVGIDTEKFIENPIIYRAYDKDKEGATYIYETTSEKEYIKLVNIKSEGVDIISRTIIFKMSDEQRAKNLMKALENAKHKAQVIASNSGRKIGEIIMIIDHNRNTIKETLYYLNPDRENQYYITVRFKII; this is encoded by the coding sequence ATGAAAAATTTAATAGTACACATCATTTTTTTAGCAACAACGATGTTAACATTTGCACAAGAAAATATACCTTATATCGAAGTTTCAGGTATTGTTAATACTGAAATGACAACTGAAAGATATGTTTTAAATATTGAAATAACTGATTTTATAAAATATGATAACCTTCCTGAAAATGTAAATAAACAAGTTGTCAAATTTTTAAAAACAAAAGAAAATTATTTTAAAAAATTAAAAGATGTAGGTATTGATACAGAAAAGTTTATCGAAAATCCTATCATATATCGGGCATATGATAAGGATAAAGAAGGTGCCACATATATTTATGAAACCACTTCTGAAAAAGAGTATATAAAGTTAGTAAATATTAAAAGTGAAGGAGTGGATATTATCTCAAGAACTATAATTTTTAAAATGTCAGACGAGCAAAGAGCAAAAAATTTAATGAAAGCATTAGAAAATGCAAAACATAAGGCACAAGTAATAGCTTCAAATAGTGGTAGAAAAATTGGTGAAATTATAATGATAATAGACCATAATAGAAATACGATAAAAGAAACGCTCTATTATTTGAATCCCGATAGAGAAAATCAATATTATATTACAGTTAGATTTAAAATTATTTAA
- a CDS encoding helix-turn-helix domain-containing protein — MNNTYKSNKVLDEIKAISFFSTSLYQKDSVEEVLWDITKNVIQRLGFVDCVIYTFDKENKILTQKAAYGQKNPIENIIYNHLQIPLGQGIVGSVAVNKQAELIPNTTLDKRYIIDDEARCSEICIPILIDDTLFGIIDSEHPDVNFFNEKHLHLLTIIAALCSQKIKEIQLKTRKPFTKANQYLKKLEGLMRLNKIYRNSCLTLSLTADYLGISACYLSNMVNTLLNKSFIDFINEYRVEDVKNNLLSKEFAHYSIVSVGLEAGFNSKSTFYSAFKKHTGITPMEYKNKCIIR; from the coding sequence ATGAATAACACCTATAAATCAAATAAGGTTTTAGACGAAATTAAGGCCATTAGTTTTTTTTCAACATCACTTTATCAGAAAGATTCAGTAGAAGAAGTGCTATGGGACATTACAAAAAATGTAATTCAACGATTAGGTTTTGTAGATTGTGTGATTTATACGTTTGATAAAGAAAATAAAATATTGACTCAAAAAGCTGCTTATGGGCAAAAAAATCCAATTGAAAACATCATCTACAATCACTTACAAATTCCGTTGGGACAAGGTATCGTAGGCAGTGTTGCCGTCAATAAGCAAGCAGAACTCATTCCTAATACAACACTTGATAAACGTTATATTATAGATGACGAAGCACGATGTTCAGAAATATGTATCCCTATACTAATCGATGATACTCTCTTTGGCATAATTGACTCTGAACATCCTGATGTAAATTTCTTTAATGAAAAACATCTACACCTCCTTACCATAATTGCTGCTTTATGTTCACAAAAAATAAAGGAAATTCAACTTAAAACACGAAAACCTTTTACCAAAGCGAATCAATATTTAAAAAAACTAGAAGGCTTAATGAGATTAAACAAAATCTATCGTAACTCATGTTTAACGTTATCCTTGACTGCAGATTATTTAGGAATTTCTGCTTGTTACCTTTCAAATATGGTTAATACATTACTAAATAAAAGTTTTATAGATTTTATAAATGAATATAGGGTGGAGGACGTTAAAAATAATCTACTATCTAAAGAGTTTGCTCATTACTCAATTGTTTCAGTTGGTCTAGAAGCAGGATTTAATTCTAAATCAACATTTTATTCAGCCTTTAAAAAACATACCGGAATTACCCCTATGGAGTATAAAAACAAATGTATTATAAGGTAG
- a CDS encoding lipocalin-like domain-containing protein, giving the protein MKTIKLINILLVVLFTFSCSSDDHCSDSSLPTTLDLLTSGTWYLESVSYDIITACEKETSIDFMADGSAIIKGTDESLDGCVLLEVVNTTYTLVGSTININLIDDNLLGVITYDASLQTLILTENGGGLITFDKIQG; this is encoded by the coding sequence ATGAAAACAATTAAACTTATTAACATTCTATTAGTAGTACTATTCACATTTAGTTGTAGTAGTGATGATCATTGTTCAGATAGTTCACTGCCTACAACTTTAGACCTGCTCACCTCTGGCACATGGTATTTAGAGTCAGTATCGTATGATATTATCACAGCATGTGAAAAGGAAACCTCTATCGATTTTATGGCGGACGGTAGTGCAATTATAAAAGGCACTGATGAAAGCTTGGATGGTTGTGTGCTGCTTGAAGTGGTAAACACCACTTATACCTTGGTTGGGTCGACCATTAATATTAATCTTATTGATGATAACCTATTAGGTGTTATAACCTACGATGCATCCTTACAGACATTAATCCTTACAGAAAATGGAGGAGGTCTTATTACGTTCGATAAAATACAAGGTTAA